The window TACCAACTGGACGTCCTTCAGCTTTACGTTCCATTTCAGTTTCAAAAACTGTTTGATGCTCATGCCAGTGCTTGTCACATGCAGCGCAAAGGAAAGCTGATGAAAATCCCGAACAGTTGCATTTTTTAACTTTACATCGATAGGGAACGAGATCAGCCACATGTTCTTCATGAGTATGCTTACACTTGCATTTAACGCGATACGAATTACCATCAAAATCATTGCGTCTAGTTAACCAAAATTCACCAACTTCTTCTGGTCTACTGGGAACAAACTTAAACCCTTTGCATAAACACCCAGTCTAGAACAAAATAAGAAcgtgaaattaataatataaacaagCCAAGTTATGGGAAGGATCATCCTTTCTCTCTTTAGATGCAAATACTTAAATCGATGTGTCACAATCAATTCTTACTTTGTAGATCATTCGGTTGACTTGCTTAAAGTAGACCTGTGATAAGTTAGATTACATAGGGCAAtaatatttactaaataataatatttattcagaaGAATAAACTAACGACAGCATTTGATCGTCATACTGGATGACGAAAGCAAAATTCCTTGGCCGACTATTGATATCAATGCACATATAAAATTGAAGTACCTATGTATAAATGTTCTAGTGTAAGAGACCACGACATGGAAGTGCTTATTCACATTAACAACTAAAAATCGGGGAGAAAAACAAATGCCCATAAATTCCATGTCTGATTTTGATTGTTCAGCTCATAGTCAGATTATTAAACATCACGAAGAGTAGATAAATGTGGCCGAATCCTAGCACACATAGAACATTGTTTATGTTGAAAAATGGGTGGAATTCAATAAGCATCCACAGATCTACACTTCTACTAGTCATCATAAAGAAACTTTTTTGTGTTATTCGTGTTTACTAAATGATGTAGTTGACTTGCTAGGTGTGAAAAATTGACATATAATCTTCTGAAATGTTACCGAATTTAATCTTTAAAATTTCGCACTAAGTTAGATAACTGATAAAACATTTAGAAATTAATAGATATATCCGTTTTAGCTCATATTTTCAACATTTGGATCTCATCAAGTACATTCTCTGTGGTCGATATTTTCAATATTGTAAATGCAGTGACTAATCTTGTAGATATTATAACTGACAGCAATTCAATTTAATACAAAAAGATCTGAGTTAATACTTGATATCTGGTGATTTTTTGATATGGTTAGGTACAAACTGCCATAATATCACTTACTTTCTAggtaatttttatttcatattgcACATTTATACCTCAGCGAGAGTTATATTTTGTCAGATGGATGAACGTTAATGAGAGGCTCGTTGGTTGACGTTCCCTTTTGGGAGATAATTAGTGAGTGTAACAACCCAGTTTAGCGGTTAAATTTGGGTCTTAATGCCGTCTTACACGTAAACATCGATCAGAATGTGCAGCGCTCTACTTTCTTATTAGGACTCAAAGAGATATGACTTAAAATTAATTACAATTTTACATATAAATACACTCATTATCTCAATTTACATTTTCTTCGTCTTGAATTTCACCTAGTTCTGTATGTTCTCCTGACTCATTTATGTAAGAAACATAAATCTGTAAAATATATTAACTGGACTTCAGATGTCTACCAATCGTGTAACTTTGTTTTTCACCTGATTTACtggttatttaacaattattgtGCTTTAAAACTTATGTAACAGGTGAAAAAGTCTTACAGAACGTTATTTTTGCACAAAACAAatctaaaaataattaattaaaacaatgaacGCCAACCTGATTACACTTTGGGAATGCTTTATTCACAGAAAACGCTTCATGTTGATTTAAAGAGTGTCCACAAAAACAACGAGAATTGGAACATACACGTTGACAATCTTGTTGGTTCCAAGGTTTATCTATTGGTCTCCATGCAACATATATACCTTAAAATTTGTTGAAT of the Schistosoma haematobium chromosome 4, whole genome shotgun sequence genome contains:
- a CDS encoding hypothetical protein (EggNog:ENOG410W2I7~COG:S), whose protein sequence is MMFQIKEEKEKQFFLTDDNGNIIAGTYRTPVGDVKIKKIEASGNYDILSLARSMNDNFASRTKELFTPEVEAVKEAIKTGIYVAWRPIDKPWNQQDCQRVCSNSRCFCGHSLNQHEAFSVNKAFPKCNQTGCLCKGFKFVPSRPEEVGEFWLTRRNDFDGNSYRVKCKCKHTHEEHVADLVPYRCKVKKCNCSGFSSAFLCAACDKHWHEHQTVFETEMERKAEGRPVGEGWIPFAELPELAKIALTGVDNPAIQTLTDALSASSRQSLLEKQTLPAISGSKD